The DNA window CGAGCAATGGAAGACGTTTCGGAATAATTTAATTTACAACCAAGTGTGTGAAAAGCCACTTTTTTTTCTGCGTTCATAAGTTGCAAATTTAATTATTTTTAGGAGAGCAGCGCGCGATGAAATTCAGCCTTCGAAAAATTATTTTTTCGAAGCAATTTTATACACGAAAAAAAGCGTTTGAAAAAATAATTTTTCAAACGCAAAAACAGCCTGTTCCTATATTTTTCATTAAAATTGAAACTTCACAATTGATTGCGAAGTTCTACCAAAAATTGACGAACGTTTGTAAGGGATTTCACAATTTCATGCGTATCAATCGTATCTTTTTTATTCTTGGAAAGTTTTGCTTTTGCGCCGGATAAGGTAAAACCGCGCTCTTTAACGAGGTGATAAATGAGATGAAAATTATCTATATCTTGTTGTGTAAATAAACGATTTCCTTTTTTATTTTTTTGAGGACGAATGATGTCGAACTCTTTTTCCCAAAAGCGAATCAGCGAAGTTTTGACTTTAAACATGTCTGCTACTTCGCCGATGGCGTAATACAATTTAACCGTTTCGGATTCTTTGTAGGGCATTTTAGAAAGTCCAATCTACATTAACGGTTGGCATAATTGGTAATTGATTCACGCGTTGATACGTAATTCTATCAAAATAAAAAATATTTTGACGATCGTAGGCGTTGGTTACGCCAGCACCTACTTCGAGTGTAGAATTTTCCGTCAGTACAATTTTTTTCTTGATACTTAAATCCAAACGGCTATAATCCGGTAAGCGCCCTTGATTTTGTGTTCCATACAATACTCCTAAATTGCCGTTCGCAGTGGTATAATTTGCATTGATGTTATTTTGTAAATTTAAATTTTCGTAAAAGCCTTGCGTTTGTGTGAAAGGGAAGCCTGATCCGTAATTCCAACGTGCGCCTACTGTCCAATCCAAATCTTTACCAAAATCGTAAGAAACAACTAAATTCACATTGTTTCTTCTGTCAAAATTAGGCGGATACGAAATTTGTCCATCCCAACGCGTTACATAGCCCAAGGAATAAACTGCCCATACATACACGTGTTTGTATTCGTATTTTAGTAAAAAATCCAAGCCTTTTGCGGTTCCAGATTCTACCAAAAAATCTTGTTTTAAAACATCCGGAACATTGACCAAACTTTGAGGATTTACGTTATCGCTGGTGTATATTTGATACGGATTAAGTTCTA is part of the Bacteroidia bacterium genome and encodes:
- a CDS encoding MerR family transcriptional regulator, which codes for MPYKESETVKLYYAIGEVADMFKVKTSLIRFWEKEFDIIRPQKNKKGNRLFTQQDIDNFHLIYHLVKERGFTLSGAKAKLSKNKKDTIDTHEIVKSLTNVRQFLVELRNQL